From Nicotiana tabacum cultivar K326 chromosome 22, ASM71507v2, whole genome shotgun sequence, one genomic window encodes:
- the LOC107799002 gene encoding uncharacterized protein LOC107799002 isoform X1, with amino-acid sequence MPGNEVRDRVHNFFAQDSLSQGEQHSPVAEGNFPALSNILGVGSQRQTGGLSSNTYNLQNSETTRAGSSYPFNVQRGLESAQSTPWNEFAKSQSQSQQPNLNGNMYGNQYYQTKQDESRFLAVNTGSNQCNLASGASSFHELQRGAGLEQQARGPVRSEPSGGPISFDLFGGQQMNRQQSNMLQSLQRQQSGLNEMQQLQQQVMFMKMQEFQRQQQLQQLDASPQHPLNQVPPLAKVASSSHSPASVNGTTNSGAANYAPATEIGNTNWLQRGSPVLQGSSNGFNPTNYGQAAQHLMGLIPQHIDQSLYGTPVANSRGSLNQFLQMGTKKPAVQPMPTFTGSFPGNECAALSDQVSGPDGTSITRQGLQGESFLGHTVSQAQSNAINIKNLQQANIMQKGSALQDFCGRLDLTNPSETSQEKAAPTSSPENEVGLDPTEERILFGSDDSIWNAFSKSPNRNEEGDNLFDSAGLLTGFPSLQGGTWSALMQSAVEEASSSDVAPQEEWSGLNFHSAEISSGNHNLMYNNGRHKASSAEDKLPPAPSLNFSVQPSDSTNMNNSFHNVQEHRFPYERGQNMQTNSLRLAQSSDGGSKSSDFGPLQTSVTEASQKFSNTSHPLDTEMIARRVSSNLTAELGGARQPWMNSANWGVLGSALPSGDAASSISSDNSSKRLQVNNQNKCIQDEVFHGGVALKSSPRCISAVGMEHAGSSVASLQGNSEVFSFYNSATVPNSSMMKGAEETKQSLQNNNQSNYWTNADLVKSNASESLGVLQRHVMKDSQVLHSSPDVGDKEFKMYEMENSDKKDNSNDSYHSNSHPHSSAGGVRENALSDASDSRCLLMGNQKLSNQGGLKNLWPPKFQYHPLGNLNEDADPPCSMKQSTHSQSVVQHNSLNRQSKVFGQVPQSQAELDKGQLPDVLMDGKGSHEVHLQSRFPGVSNIPGLFNRSLDVHSPNKVGQSSPNMLQLIQKVDQSRECGSVALFGHSEHKASSEMPEADESDEPVSHHQRSQSSAPQGFGLQLGLPSGRASVRSHSLSSQSAIQAVSSSHSSHAAVDTGEKNQGLIHQAQSLLPPSDLSQEGLKNNRFGIPGSSNNETSMYTMPGKLSPAVESLSGFPYMGGQIKNPNVVRTTEQVSTNQSVSVSFDKHVSCHTEKGDSHRGSASGQTVEASLPDGAGNTQDKSVLPACKSQLSNANGTVKSIFTNHVSSQEPVSVSQPLVSGIAQQDMSSKMSSSMWTNFPPPQQPFGAQYDKNPSHISQSHQLNIVESSLSAPGRRSDQYSNRGGNLTPQIGTSSVNSLGSAEGEEQRAEGSSPQVPLRNVDLVQKMNDSQGRESIDKYIPGGSPANSASMQRDIEAFGRSLKPNNLSHQNYSLLNQMRAMKQVEIDPSNRAFKRMKVADSSAGALQVPSGDTGMLGLSGPENLHRSISSQQVGKMTPQDVLALCQDDSQSGAHSNNTNSVKLEQTQNGPQLEPSWFNQCRTLKNRQMLQMYDARRAAAMKTVKQPFTIGKSSSSLHALNTMLQVIPATADRSSISNLGPNSIPSSAAIEHFSSPPTLPVNAGHQHQILKPMKRKRATSDHTPWYKEVSVDSRSNQTISLAEREWARAANRLTEKVEEGIDFIEEGALGVKAKRRVLLTTQLMQQLLRPPPAAILSAEANSEHESVAYSIARLALGDACSMVCISNGALNMPHDDKTLLPENCNTSERVNKHCFAKAVEELMGRARRLESDFLRLDKRASLLDVIVEGQDLEKFAIINRFAKFHGRGQSDGAETSSSSGPAAHTHKPFPQRYITALPIPKNLPSGVHCLSL; translated from the exons ATGCCTGGCAATGAAGTCAGAGATAGGGTTCACAATTTTTTCGCACAAGACAGCTTGTCACAAGGAGAACAGCATTCCCCGGTAGCGGAGGGGAATTTTCCAGCTCTAAGTAATATTTTGGGGGTTGGAAGCCAGAGACAGACAGGTGGACTGAGTTCCAACACATACAATTTACAGAACTCTG AAACTACGAGAGCAGGTAGCAGTTATCCATTTAATGTGCAGCGTGGCTTGGAATCTGCACAATCAACCCCATGGAATGAGTTTGCTAAAAGTCAGTCACAAAGTCAGCAGCCAAACTTGAATGGAAACATGTATGGTAATCAGTATTACCAAACAAAGCAGGATGAATCCAGATTTCTGGCTGTGAATACAGGTTCTAATCAATGTAATCTAGCCTCCGGGGCCTCATCTTTTCATGAATTGCAGCGAGGGGCGGGTCTTGAACAGCAGGCAAGGGGACCAGTCAGGTCAGAACCTTCTGGAGGTCCTATTAGTTTTGATCTTTTTGGTGGACAGCAAATGAACCGTCAGCAATCAAACATGCTGCAATCTTTGCAACGGCAGCAGTCTGGGCTTAACGAAATGCAGCAACTGCAACAGCAAGTCATGTTCATGAAGATGCAAGAATTTCAGAGGCAACAGCAACTTCAGCAACTAGATGCCAGTCCACAACATCCATTAAATCAGGTTCCTCCCCTTGCTAAGGTGGCATCTAGTAGCCATTCCCCTGCTTCTGTTAACGGCACTACAAATTCCGGTGCAGCAAATTATGCGCCCGCAACTGAGATTGGCAACACTAATTGGTTGCAACGTGGTTCTCCAGTTCTCCAAGGATCCTCAAACGGATTCAATCCCACAAATTATGGCCAAGCTGCACAACATTTGATGGGTTTGATTCCTCAACACATTGATCAGTCTCTATATGGAACTCCTGTTGCCAATTCAAGAGGAAGCTTGAACCAATTTCTACAGATGGGAACAAAAAAGCCTGCAGTACAGCCAATGCCAACCTTTACTGGTTCATTTCCGGGTAATGAATGTGCTGCATTGTCAGATCAAGTCAGTGGGCCGGATGGGACTTCCATTACTAGACAGGGATTACAAGGTGAAAGTTTTTTAGGTCATACTGTAAGTCAAGCTCAATCTAATGCGATTAATATCAAGAACCTTCAGCAAGCAAATATTATGCAAAAAGGTTCAGCTCTCCAGGATTTCTGCGGCAGATTGGATCTAACCAATCCCTCAGAGACCTCGCAGGAGAAAGCGGCACCAACTTCTTCACCAGAGAATGAAGTTGGTTTAGATCCTACAGAAGAAAGAATTTTGTTTGGTTCAGATGATAGTATATGGAATGCCTTCTCCAAAAGCCCTAATAGGAATGAGGAAGGTGATAATCTGTTTGATAGTGCAGGATTACTGACCGGATTTCCTTCTCTCCAAGGTGGTACTTGGAGTGCTCTTATGCAGTCTGCTGTTGAAGAAGCTTCTAGCAGTGATGTTGCCCCGCAGGAGGAATGGAGTGGTTTGAATTTTCACAGTGCTGAAATTTCTTCAGGGAATCATAATTTGATGTACAACAATGGGAGACATaaagcatcttctgctgaagacAAATTGCCCCCAGCCCCATCCTTGAATTTTTCTGTTCAGCCCTCTGATAGCACCAATATGAATAACAGCTTTCACAACGTCCAGGAGCACAGGTTTCCATATGAGCGAGGCCAGAATATGCAAACGAATTCTCTAAGACTTGCCCAGTCATCAGATGGAGGAAGCAAGTCGTCAGATTTTGGTCCACTGCAGACATCAGTTACTGAAGCAAGCCAGAAATTTAGCAATACTTCACATCCTCTTGACACTGAGATGATTGCAAGAAGGGTTTCTAGTAATTTGACAGCTGAGCTTGGTGGAGCTAGACAACCGTGGATGAATTCAGCTAATTGGGGTGTTCTTGGATCAGCATTACCATCTGGAGATGCAGCGTCAAGTATTTCAAGTGATAACTCATCAAAACGTTTGCAGGTCAACAATCAGAACAAATGCATCCAAGACGAAGTCTTTCATGGTGGTGTGGCATTGAAATCTAGTCCTCGCTGTATTTCTGCAGTTGGTATGGAGCATGCGGGATCATCTGTGGCTAGTCTGCAGGGGAATTCAGAGGTCTTTAGCTTCTATAACTCGGCCACAGTTCCAAACTCAAGTATGATGAAGGGTGCTGAAGAAACCAAACAATCTCTTCAAAATAATAATCAATCTAATTACTGGACAAATGCTGATTTGGTTAAATCTAATGCAAGTGAAAGTTTGGGGGTTTTGCAGCGTCATGTTATGAAAGACAGCCAGGTTTTGCACTCATCACCGGATGTTGGTGACAAAGAGTTTAAAATGTATGAGATGGAGAACAGTGATAAGAAGGATAATTCAAATGACAGCTATCACTCTAACTCACATCCTCATTCTTCTGCTGGTGGGGTTAGGGAAAATGCATTATCAGATGCCAGTGATTCTAGGTGTCTTCTCATGGGGAATCAGAAGTTGTCTAATCAGGGTGGTCTGAAAAATTTGTGGCCTCCGAAGTTTCAGTACCATCCCTTGGGAAACTTGAATGAGGATGCTGATCCTCCTTGTAGCATGAAGCAATCTACTCATTCTCAGTCTGTAGTGCAGCACAATTCCTTGAATAGACAATCAAAGGTTTTTGGTCAGGTTCCTCAGAGTCAGGCAGAATTAGACAAG GGGCAGTTGCCTGATGTTTTGATGGATGGAAAAGGCTCTCACGAGGTGCATTTGCAGAGCAGGTTTCCTGGTGTATCTAATATTCCTGGCCTTTTCAATAGATCTCTTGACGTACATTCACCTAATAAAGTTGGACAATCTAG TCCAAACATGCTACAGCTTATTCAGAAGGTGGACCAATCGAGAGAGTGTGGTTCTGTGGCACTGTTCGGTCATTCTGAGCACAAAGCATCATCTGAGATGCCTGAAGCAGATGAGTCTGATGAGCCTGTTAGTCATCACCAGAGAAGTCAGTCTTCTGCCCCTCAAGGCTTTGGATTGCAACTTGGCCTTCCATCTGGACGTGCATCAGTCCGAAGCCATTCTTTGTCATCTCAGAGCGCTATCCAAGCAGTTAGCTCTTCGCATTCAAGTCATGCTGCTGTTGACACTGGTGAGAAGAATCAAGGTCTAATTCATCAGGCTCAATCCTTACTTCCACCTTCTGACCTCTCCCAGGAAGGGTTGAAGAATAATAGATTTGGTATTCCAGGAAGTAGCAATAATGAAACTTCTATGTACACAATGCCCGGAAAACTTTCTCCAGCAGTTGAATCTCTTTCTGGTTTTCCCTATATGGGAGGTCAGATTAAAAATCCAAATGTGGTTAGGACAACTGAGCAAGTCTCAACAAATCAATCTGTTAGTGTATCTTTTGATAAACATGTTTCCTGTCATACAGAGAAAGGCGACTCTCACAGAGGATCTGCAAGTGGTCAAACTGTGGAGGCTTCTTTGCCGGATGGGGCAGGCAATACACAAGATAAGAGTGTCCTCcctgcatgcaagtcccaattaAGTAATGCCAATGGTACAGTGAAAAGTATCTTTACCAATCATGTTTCATCCCAGGAGCCAGTGTCAGTGTCTCAGCCATTAGTGTCCGGCATTGCTCAGCAGGATATGTCTTCAAAAATGTCCTCCAGTATGTGGACTAATTTTCCACCACCTCAGCAACCTTTTGGTGCTCAGTATGACAAGAATCCTTCCCATATCTCCCAATCACATCAGTTGAATATTGTGGAGTCATCGTTGTCTGCTCCAGGGAGGCGAAGTGATCAATACTCCAATAGAGGAGGGAATTTGACTCCCCAGATTGGTACCAGCTCAGTGAATTCCCTGGGGTCTGCTGAAGGGGAAGAACAGCGTGCAGAGGGAAGCTCTCCGCAAGTACCATTGAGAAATGTTGACCTCGTCCAGAAGATGAATGATTCGCAGGGTAGAGAATCTATTGACAAGTATATCCCGGGAGGATCTCCTGCAAATTCTGCATCTATGCAGAGAGATATCGAAGCCTTTGGCCGATCTTTGAAGCCAAATAACTTATCTCATCAGAACTATTCCCTATTAAACCAAATGCGGGCCATGAAACAGGTGGAGATAGATCCAAGCAATAGGGCCTTCAAAAGAATGAAAGTAGCAGACAGCAGTGCAGGTGCTCTGCAAGTTCCTTCTGGGGACACTGGAATGCTAGGATTGTCCGGGCCAGAGAATTTGCATAGAAGCATTTCATCTCAACAAGTGGGGAAAATGACTCCTCAGGATGTACTTGCACTTTGTCAGGATGATTCTCAGAGCGGCGCTCACAGCAATAATACAAATTCTGTTAAGCTTGAGCAAACTCAAAATGGTCCTCAGCTGGAACCTTCCTGGTTTAATCAGTGCAGAACCTTAAAAAACAGGCAGATGTTACAGATGTATGATGCACGTAGAGCTGCTGCAATGAAGACAGTCAAACAACCTTTCACTATTGGGAAGTCATCCAGTAGTTTGCATGCACTTAATACTATGCTGCAAGTCATACCTGCAACTGCTGATCGAAGTTCAATCAGTAATCTTGGGCCAAATTCTATCCCCAGCTCTGCTGCAATTGAGCATTTTTCTTCCCCGCCGACATTGCCAGTGAATGCTGGTCATCAGCACCAAATTTTGAAACCCATGAAGCGGAAACGTGCGACATCTGATCATACTCCTTGGTATAAAGAAGTTTCAGTGGATTCACGGAGCAATCAGACAATCAG CCTGGCAGAAAGAGAGTGGGCTAGAGCTGCTAATAGGCTTACTGAAAAG GTTGAAGAAGGCATTGATTTTATTGAGGAAGGGGCACTAGGGGTTAAAGCTAAAAGAAGGGTTTTATTGACCACTCAGCTTATGCAGCAACTACTTCGCCCTCCACCTGCAGCAATTCTTTCTGCAGAAGCTAATTCAGAGCATGAGAGTGTGGCTTACTCCATCGCTAGATTGGCATTGGGGGATGCATGCAGCATGGTCTGTATCTCAAATGGTGCTCTGAATATGCCTCATGATGATAAAACACT ACTTCCTGAAAACTGCAATACTTCAGAGAGGGTTAATAAACATTGTTTTGCCAAAGCTGTAGAAGAGTTAATGGGAAGAGCGAGGAGATTAGAAAGTGACTTTTTGAG ACTGGACAAGAGAGCATCCTTATTAGATGTGATAGTAGAAGGGCAAGACCTAGAGAAATTCGCCATTATCAATCGGTTCGCGAAGTTCCACGGTCGGGGACAATCTGATGGTGCTGAGACCTCATCTTCATCAGGCCCAGCTGCACATACCCATAAACCTTTTCCCCAGAGATACATCACTGCACTTCCTATACCGAAAAATCTCCCTAGTGGGGTACATTGTCTTTCTCTGTGA
- the LOC107799002 gene encoding uncharacterized protein LOC107799002 isoform X2, whose amino-acid sequence MPGNEVRDRVHNFFAQDSLSQGEQHSPVAEGNFPALSNILGVGSQRQTGGLSSNTYNLQNSETTRAGSSYPFNVQRGLESAQSTPWNEFAKSQSQSQQPNLNGNMYGNQYYQTKQDESRFLAVNTGSNQCNLASGASSFHELQRGAGLEQQARGPVRSEPSGGPISFDLFGGQQMNRQQSNMLQSLQRQQSGLNEMQQLQQQVMFMKMQEFQRQQQLQQLDASPQHPLNQVPPLAKVASSSHSPASVNGTTNSGAANYAPATEIGNTNWLQRGSPVLQGSSNGFNPTNYGQAAQHLMGLIPQHIDQSLYGTPVANSRGSLNQFLQMGTKKPAVQPMPTFTGSFPGNECAALSDQVSGPDGTSITRQGLQGESFLGHTVSQAQSNAINIKNLQQANIMQKGSALQDFCGRLDLTNPSETSQEKAAPTSSPENEVGLDPTEERILFGSDDSIWNAFSKSPNRNEEGDNLFDSAGLLTGFPSLQGGTWSALMQSAVEEASSSDVAPQEEWSGLNFHSAEISSGNHNLMYNNGRHKASSAEDKLPPAPSLNFSVQPSDSTNMNNSFHNVQEHRFPYERGQNMQTNSLRLAQSSDGGSKSSDFGPLQTSVTEASQKFSNTSHPLDTEMIARRVSSNLTAELGGARQPWMNSANWGVLGSALPSGDAASSISSDNSSKRLQVNNQNKCIQDEVFHGGVALKSSPRCISAVGMEHAGSSVASLQGNSEVFSFYNSATVPNSSMMKGAEETKQSLQNNNQSNYWTNADLVKSNASESLGVLQRHVMKDSQVLHSSPDVGDKEFKMYEMENSDKKDNSNDSYHSNSHPHSSAGGVRENALSDASDSRCLLMGNQKLSNQGGLKNLWPPKFQYHPLGNLNEDADPPCSMKQSTHSQSVVQHNSLNRQSKVFGQVPQSQAELDKGQLPDVLMDGKGSHEVHLQSRFPGVSNIPGLFNRSLDVHSPNKVGQSSPNMLQLIQKVDQSRECGSVALFGHSEHKASSEMPEADESDEPVSHHQRSQSSAPQGFGLQLGLPSGRASVRSHSLSSQSAIQAVSSSHSSHAAVDTEKGDSHRGSASGQTVEASLPDGAGNTQDKSVLPACKSQLSNANGTVKSIFTNHVSSQEPVSVSQPLVSGIAQQDMSSKMSSSMWTNFPPPQQPFGAQYDKNPSHISQSHQLNIVESSLSAPGRRSDQYSNRGGNLTPQIGTSSVNSLGSAEGEEQRAEGSSPQVPLRNVDLVQKMNDSQGRESIDKYIPGGSPANSASMQRDIEAFGRSLKPNNLSHQNYSLLNQMRAMKQVEIDPSNRAFKRMKVADSSAGALQVPSGDTGMLGLSGPENLHRSISSQQVGKMTPQDVLALCQDDSQSGAHSNNTNSVKLEQTQNGPQLEPSWFNQCRTLKNRQMLQMYDARRAAAMKTVKQPFTIGKSSSSLHALNTMLQVIPATADRSSISNLGPNSIPSSAAIEHFSSPPTLPVNAGHQHQILKPMKRKRATSDHTPWYKEVSVDSRSNQTISLAEREWARAANRLTEKVEEGIDFIEEGALGVKAKRRVLLTTQLMQQLLRPPPAAILSAEANSEHESVAYSIARLALGDACSMVCISNGALNMPHDDKTLLPENCNTSERVNKHCFAKAVEELMGRARRLESDFLRLDKRASLLDVIVEGQDLEKFAIINRFAKFHGRGQSDGAETSSSSGPAAHTHKPFPQRYITALPIPKNLPSGVHCLSL is encoded by the exons ATGCCTGGCAATGAAGTCAGAGATAGGGTTCACAATTTTTTCGCACAAGACAGCTTGTCACAAGGAGAACAGCATTCCCCGGTAGCGGAGGGGAATTTTCCAGCTCTAAGTAATATTTTGGGGGTTGGAAGCCAGAGACAGACAGGTGGACTGAGTTCCAACACATACAATTTACAGAACTCTG AAACTACGAGAGCAGGTAGCAGTTATCCATTTAATGTGCAGCGTGGCTTGGAATCTGCACAATCAACCCCATGGAATGAGTTTGCTAAAAGTCAGTCACAAAGTCAGCAGCCAAACTTGAATGGAAACATGTATGGTAATCAGTATTACCAAACAAAGCAGGATGAATCCAGATTTCTGGCTGTGAATACAGGTTCTAATCAATGTAATCTAGCCTCCGGGGCCTCATCTTTTCATGAATTGCAGCGAGGGGCGGGTCTTGAACAGCAGGCAAGGGGACCAGTCAGGTCAGAACCTTCTGGAGGTCCTATTAGTTTTGATCTTTTTGGTGGACAGCAAATGAACCGTCAGCAATCAAACATGCTGCAATCTTTGCAACGGCAGCAGTCTGGGCTTAACGAAATGCAGCAACTGCAACAGCAAGTCATGTTCATGAAGATGCAAGAATTTCAGAGGCAACAGCAACTTCAGCAACTAGATGCCAGTCCACAACATCCATTAAATCAGGTTCCTCCCCTTGCTAAGGTGGCATCTAGTAGCCATTCCCCTGCTTCTGTTAACGGCACTACAAATTCCGGTGCAGCAAATTATGCGCCCGCAACTGAGATTGGCAACACTAATTGGTTGCAACGTGGTTCTCCAGTTCTCCAAGGATCCTCAAACGGATTCAATCCCACAAATTATGGCCAAGCTGCACAACATTTGATGGGTTTGATTCCTCAACACATTGATCAGTCTCTATATGGAACTCCTGTTGCCAATTCAAGAGGAAGCTTGAACCAATTTCTACAGATGGGAACAAAAAAGCCTGCAGTACAGCCAATGCCAACCTTTACTGGTTCATTTCCGGGTAATGAATGTGCTGCATTGTCAGATCAAGTCAGTGGGCCGGATGGGACTTCCATTACTAGACAGGGATTACAAGGTGAAAGTTTTTTAGGTCATACTGTAAGTCAAGCTCAATCTAATGCGATTAATATCAAGAACCTTCAGCAAGCAAATATTATGCAAAAAGGTTCAGCTCTCCAGGATTTCTGCGGCAGATTGGATCTAACCAATCCCTCAGAGACCTCGCAGGAGAAAGCGGCACCAACTTCTTCACCAGAGAATGAAGTTGGTTTAGATCCTACAGAAGAAAGAATTTTGTTTGGTTCAGATGATAGTATATGGAATGCCTTCTCCAAAAGCCCTAATAGGAATGAGGAAGGTGATAATCTGTTTGATAGTGCAGGATTACTGACCGGATTTCCTTCTCTCCAAGGTGGTACTTGGAGTGCTCTTATGCAGTCTGCTGTTGAAGAAGCTTCTAGCAGTGATGTTGCCCCGCAGGAGGAATGGAGTGGTTTGAATTTTCACAGTGCTGAAATTTCTTCAGGGAATCATAATTTGATGTACAACAATGGGAGACATaaagcatcttctgctgaagacAAATTGCCCCCAGCCCCATCCTTGAATTTTTCTGTTCAGCCCTCTGATAGCACCAATATGAATAACAGCTTTCACAACGTCCAGGAGCACAGGTTTCCATATGAGCGAGGCCAGAATATGCAAACGAATTCTCTAAGACTTGCCCAGTCATCAGATGGAGGAAGCAAGTCGTCAGATTTTGGTCCACTGCAGACATCAGTTACTGAAGCAAGCCAGAAATTTAGCAATACTTCACATCCTCTTGACACTGAGATGATTGCAAGAAGGGTTTCTAGTAATTTGACAGCTGAGCTTGGTGGAGCTAGACAACCGTGGATGAATTCAGCTAATTGGGGTGTTCTTGGATCAGCATTACCATCTGGAGATGCAGCGTCAAGTATTTCAAGTGATAACTCATCAAAACGTTTGCAGGTCAACAATCAGAACAAATGCATCCAAGACGAAGTCTTTCATGGTGGTGTGGCATTGAAATCTAGTCCTCGCTGTATTTCTGCAGTTGGTATGGAGCATGCGGGATCATCTGTGGCTAGTCTGCAGGGGAATTCAGAGGTCTTTAGCTTCTATAACTCGGCCACAGTTCCAAACTCAAGTATGATGAAGGGTGCTGAAGAAACCAAACAATCTCTTCAAAATAATAATCAATCTAATTACTGGACAAATGCTGATTTGGTTAAATCTAATGCAAGTGAAAGTTTGGGGGTTTTGCAGCGTCATGTTATGAAAGACAGCCAGGTTTTGCACTCATCACCGGATGTTGGTGACAAAGAGTTTAAAATGTATGAGATGGAGAACAGTGATAAGAAGGATAATTCAAATGACAGCTATCACTCTAACTCACATCCTCATTCTTCTGCTGGTGGGGTTAGGGAAAATGCATTATCAGATGCCAGTGATTCTAGGTGTCTTCTCATGGGGAATCAGAAGTTGTCTAATCAGGGTGGTCTGAAAAATTTGTGGCCTCCGAAGTTTCAGTACCATCCCTTGGGAAACTTGAATGAGGATGCTGATCCTCCTTGTAGCATGAAGCAATCTACTCATTCTCAGTCTGTAGTGCAGCACAATTCCTTGAATAGACAATCAAAGGTTTTTGGTCAGGTTCCTCAGAGTCAGGCAGAATTAGACAAG GGGCAGTTGCCTGATGTTTTGATGGATGGAAAAGGCTCTCACGAGGTGCATTTGCAGAGCAGGTTTCCTGGTGTATCTAATATTCCTGGCCTTTTCAATAGATCTCTTGACGTACATTCACCTAATAAAGTTGGACAATCTAG TCCAAACATGCTACAGCTTATTCAGAAGGTGGACCAATCGAGAGAGTGTGGTTCTGTGGCACTGTTCGGTCATTCTGAGCACAAAGCATCATCTGAGATGCCTGAAGCAGATGAGTCTGATGAGCCTGTTAGTCATCACCAGAGAAGTCAGTCTTCTGCCCCTCAAGGCTTTGGATTGCAACTTGGCCTTCCATCTGGACGTGCATCAGTCCGAAGCCATTCTTTGTCATCTCAGAGCGCTATCCAAGCAGTTAGCTCTTCGCATTCAAGTCATGCTGCTGTTGACACTG AGAAAGGCGACTCTCACAGAGGATCTGCAAGTGGTCAAACTGTGGAGGCTTCTTTGCCGGATGGGGCAGGCAATACACAAGATAAGAGTGTCCTCcctgcatgcaagtcccaattaAGTAATGCCAATGGTACAGTGAAAAGTATCTTTACCAATCATGTTTCATCCCAGGAGCCAGTGTCAGTGTCTCAGCCATTAGTGTCCGGCATTGCTCAGCAGGATATGTCTTCAAAAATGTCCTCCAGTATGTGGACTAATTTTCCACCACCTCAGCAACCTTTTGGTGCTCAGTATGACAAGAATCCTTCCCATATCTCCCAATCACATCAGTTGAATATTGTGGAGTCATCGTTGTCTGCTCCAGGGAGGCGAAGTGATCAATACTCCAATAGAGGAGGGAATTTGACTCCCCAGATTGGTACCAGCTCAGTGAATTCCCTGGGGTCTGCTGAAGGGGAAGAACAGCGTGCAGAGGGAAGCTCTCCGCAAGTACCATTGAGAAATGTTGACCTCGTCCAGAAGATGAATGATTCGCAGGGTAGAGAATCTATTGACAAGTATATCCCGGGAGGATCTCCTGCAAATTCTGCATCTATGCAGAGAGATATCGAAGCCTTTGGCCGATCTTTGAAGCCAAATAACTTATCTCATCAGAACTATTCCCTATTAAACCAAATGCGGGCCATGAAACAGGTGGAGATAGATCCAAGCAATAGGGCCTTCAAAAGAATGAAAGTAGCAGACAGCAGTGCAGGTGCTCTGCAAGTTCCTTCTGGGGACACTGGAATGCTAGGATTGTCCGGGCCAGAGAATTTGCATAGAAGCATTTCATCTCAACAAGTGGGGAAAATGACTCCTCAGGATGTACTTGCACTTTGTCAGGATGATTCTCAGAGCGGCGCTCACAGCAATAATACAAATTCTGTTAAGCTTGAGCAAACTCAAAATGGTCCTCAGCTGGAACCTTCCTGGTTTAATCAGTGCAGAACCTTAAAAAACAGGCAGATGTTACAGATGTATGATGCACGTAGAGCTGCTGCAATGAAGACAGTCAAACAACCTTTCACTATTGGGAAGTCATCCAGTAGTTTGCATGCACTTAATACTATGCTGCAAGTCATACCTGCAACTGCTGATCGAAGTTCAATCAGTAATCTTGGGCCAAATTCTATCCCCAGCTCTGCTGCAATTGAGCATTTTTCTTCCCCGCCGACATTGCCAGTGAATGCTGGTCATCAGCACCAAATTTTGAAACCCATGAAGCGGAAACGTGCGACATCTGATCATACTCCTTGGTATAAAGAAGTTTCAGTGGATTCACGGAGCAATCAGACAATCAG CCTGGCAGAAAGAGAGTGGGCTAGAGCTGCTAATAGGCTTACTGAAAAG GTTGAAGAAGGCATTGATTTTATTGAGGAAGGGGCACTAGGGGTTAAAGCTAAAAGAAGGGTTTTATTGACCACTCAGCTTATGCAGCAACTACTTCGCCCTCCACCTGCAGCAATTCTTTCTGCAGAAGCTAATTCAGAGCATGAGAGTGTGGCTTACTCCATCGCTAGATTGGCATTGGGGGATGCATGCAGCATGGTCTGTATCTCAAATGGTGCTCTGAATATGCCTCATGATGATAAAACACT ACTTCCTGAAAACTGCAATACTTCAGAGAGGGTTAATAAACATTGTTTTGCCAAAGCTGTAGAAGAGTTAATGGGAAGAGCGAGGAGATTAGAAAGTGACTTTTTGAG ACTGGACAAGAGAGCATCCTTATTAGATGTGATAGTAGAAGGGCAAGACCTAGAGAAATTCGCCATTATCAATCGGTTCGCGAAGTTCCACGGTCGGGGACAATCTGATGGTGCTGAGACCTCATCTTCATCAGGCCCAGCTGCACATACCCATAAACCTTTTCCCCAGAGATACATCACTGCACTTCCTATACCGAAAAATCTCCCTAGTGGGGTACATTGTCTTTCTCTGTGA